A window of the Dyadobacter pollutisoli genome harbors these coding sequences:
- a CDS encoding zinc-binding dehydrogenase, with protein sequence MIHPVVDKVFSFEQANEALAYVESERAKSKGKVLIKIA encoded by the coding sequence ATTATACACCCGGTAGTGGACAAGGTCTTTTCATTCGAACAGGCCAATGAAGCCCTGGCTTACGTTGAAAGCGAGCGTGCGAAGAGTAAGGGTAAGGTTCTCATTAAGATAGCGTAG